Proteins from one Haloarchaeobius litoreus genomic window:
- a CDS encoding ABC transporter ATP-binding protein has product MPLLEVRDLEVTFDTDSGTVHAVDGVSFDVDRGETVCIVGESGSGKTVTSESITKLVKEPPGRVTADRVTFEERDLLQLSKKRLRKIRGDRIGHVFQNPQGSLNPVYTVGRQVAEAIRLHEDVSKDTARERAVDLLDRVGIPKAGERYDDYPHEFSGGQKQRVVVAMAIAANPDLLIADEPTTALDVTIQAQILRLLRDLQDELDMGILLITHDLGVVAEVADRVVVMYAGKVMESGDVFEVFENPSHPYTQGLLDCLPGRGGGSDGIPGTLPDPKDPPAGCRFAERCPHAIDDCRTGDHPPLVPVSGGDHEAACLYYQAGYDASVVRSPADRESDSDAGGETYADGGLVDGAEASLDSADENGGES; this is encoded by the coding sequence ATGCCGCTACTCGAAGTGCGTGACCTCGAAGTCACGTTCGACACCGACTCCGGTACGGTCCACGCGGTCGACGGCGTCTCGTTCGACGTCGACCGCGGCGAAACAGTCTGCATCGTCGGCGAGTCTGGCTCGGGCAAGACCGTCACCAGCGAGTCCATCACGAAACTCGTCAAGGAGCCACCGGGCCGGGTCACGGCCGACCGCGTCACCTTCGAGGAACGCGACCTGCTGCAGCTCTCGAAGAAGCGTCTGCGGAAGATCCGGGGCGACCGCATCGGCCACGTCTTCCAGAACCCGCAGGGCTCGCTGAACCCGGTCTACACCGTCGGCAGGCAGGTCGCCGAGGCCATCCGCCTGCACGAGGATGTCTCGAAGGACACGGCCCGGGAACGGGCGGTCGACCTGCTCGACCGCGTCGGCATCCCCAAGGCCGGCGAGCGCTACGACGACTACCCGCACGAGTTCTCCGGCGGACAGAAACAGCGCGTCGTCGTCGCGATGGCCATCGCGGCCAACCCGGACCTGCTCATCGCCGACGAGCCGACGACCGCACTCGACGTGACCATCCAGGCGCAGATCCTCCGCCTGCTGCGTGACCTGCAGGACGAGCTCGACATGGGCATCCTGCTCATCACCCACGACCTCGGGGTCGTCGCCGAGGTGGCCGACCGCGTCGTCGTCATGTACGCCGGGAAGGTGATGGAGTCCGGCGACGTGTTCGAGGTGTTCGAGAACCCCTCGCACCCGTACACGCAGGGCCTGCTCGACTGCCTGCCCGGCCGTGGTGGCGGTTCGGACGGCATCCCGGGCACGCTGCCCGACCCGAAGGACCCCCCGGCCGGCTGTCGGTTCGCCGAGCGATGCCCGCACGCCATCGACGACTGTCGGACCGGCGACCATCCGCCACTCGTCCCCGTCTCCGGCGGCGACCACGAGGCAGCGTGCCTCTACTACCAGGCGGGCTACGACGCCTCCGTCGTCCGCTCGCCCGCCGACCGGGAGTCCGACTCCGACGCCGGCGGTGAGACGTACGCCGACGGCGGCCTCGTCGACGGTGCCGAGGCATCCCTCGACAGCGC